The Dickeya poaceiphila DNA window GACAAGCCAGTTCAAGTTTCGCGGCTTTTGTGTCTTTCACTTCCATCAGCTTGACGTAAGGTGCAACATCCGCACCGTGCTGAGCGACTTCAGCCACAACGATCTGCTTCACCAAACCGAGATCGTGCGCGTCAACCGGATCGAGCCGATAGACTAGATTTCGCCGCTGCTTATGCGTGGCCGAGTAGCGCAGCGTAAATACAGGATCGAGTTCGCCCACTGCCGACTGCGATAGTAGCGACTCCATATTCTGTGGTTCATCCATGATAACCACGGGATGCGTGCCTTTGAGGTAATCCAGAGGACGCAAGCCATTGAGTTTGTCGCGCTGCTGGTGAATGATGCGCGTATTCTTGTTACCGCGTATCGCGTCGATTGTCATCACCAATATTTGCACGTTGGTCGCAGTAGCAAAAGCCTGTACTTCCTCAGCCTTGTCGCCGCTGTAGACATTGGCATCGAAAGGCTGAGCCGGATAGAGGCTGCGGAAGTGCTCGTACATCAGGCGAATACTGGTGTTCACGCCTTCACGGATGGCAACGCTGGGAACCAGAACGATAAACTTGGTGAAACCGTACTTATTTGCCAGTTCGAAAACGGTACGCAGATAAACGTAAGTTTTACCCGTACCGGTCTCCATTTCGATGTCGAAATCCAGTTTGTCATCAACCAGTTTTTCGCTGACCTCCAGCCCGTTGCGATCCTGTACTGTTTGTAAGTTAACAAGGATAGTGCCTTCATCCAGCACCAGATTATTGCCGATAGCGCCGACCTCCTGTTCAATGCCTAAATCCAGCTCACCTTCCCGGCTGGCAACGCTGCCACGCAAGGCAATCGCGATCTTGTCGGCGTCCTTTGGCTGACCATCGAACAAATCCACCACGGCATTGATGGCATCAAGCTGATACTGCTGCTGCGAATCAAATTGAAAGCCCGTATTTTGAGAATGATGGTTCATCACGCCGTCCTCAGCTCAATACCTTTACTCCTAGCATATTGAGCAATATTGGTTTTAAGTTCGTCGTCGCCTTGGAAGGCATCCTCCAGAACGATCAGACGCGTAGGTTCGGCATTCACCAGTTCCCGCAATTGTTCCAATGAGGGTTTGGTTCGCTCGTTTAAGTAGGCTAGCAGGCGTGGCTTATCGGTATCGCCAGCGATGGCACGGATGTCCAGCCCGGCGATAGTCTGCATACTGAGATGTTCGTTCAACGAATAGCCGAGTTTCAACAGCAGCTCAGTAAGCAGGTCATCGGGACTGGCATCATCAACGCTACTGCCACGCAGGTCGAGCAAATGCTGGGTTAGCTTGTCAGGTTCGATATCGCTGGTGACGCGCCATTTGGTGAAATTGGTGTCCGTCAGCTTATAGGCGCGGAAGCCGGTATCTATATTGCTTTCTGCAACATCGGATTTTATTTTCTCGCCCGCTAGTTCGATGCGCTTACGCGAGATATCAGCAATAGTGGCAAAGCCTGCCTTGCGCGCTTCTGAAGCTTCAGGAGTAGGTTCGGGCAGTTGCACCATGATGAAACGACGCTTGCCGTTGTCTTCAGCATTAAGCTGCATTACGGCGTGGGCGGTGGTGGCACTGCCAGCGAAGAAATCGAGAACGATGGAGTCATTGTTTGTAGCCAGTTGCAGTATTCGATTAATAAGGCGCGTTGGCTTTGGTGTGTCGAACGGAGTAGCATCATTGAAAAGCGTCTTGATTTCTTTTTTGGCTTCTTGGTTATGTCCGACTTCTTTATATGTCCACAATGTTTTGCACGTCACACCTTGCTTGACTTCCGTGATGAAACGCTTGATTGCTGGCATGTTCTCACCTTCTGTTCCAAACCAGACTCGGCTGTCAGCAATCATTTTTTGCATGGCTTCATGCGTATAAAGCCAGCAGCGCCCACTTGGAGGATTATGCAGTTTCCCATTGGGTGCTGTTAGCGTATAGAACTGACTGGATGTTCCATGCCCAGCTTGCGCTGTTGAATCAACTGGTTTCCAGTCGCCACGGGGGTCGTTATCCAGATTGCGATAACGTGCATTCATTTCTTCGGTTCGATCCAGAAGATTGGGCTGCCAAATTTCCTTTTTCTTGGCATATACTACAATGTAGTCATGGACTTCTGAAAACCATTGCGCTGCATTTTGCGGACTGTATCTTTTTTCCCAGATTACTGTGTCTACAAAATTTCCCTCTCCAAAAACTTCATTGCACAACTTCTTCAGATTATCTAGCTCATTGTCATCGATCGAAATAAAAATCACCCCATCATCTGTAAGCAGATTACGGGCTAACTTAAGGCGCGGGTACATCATGTTCAGCCAGTTAGAATGATAGCGCCCTTCGGTCTCGCTATTGGTAGAAACCTTCTTACCTTCCTCGTTCACCTGCCGCGTCCACTCAAGGTAAGTATCCAGCCCCTCTCTGTAGTTGTCAGGGTAAACAAAATCGTTGCCGGTGTTGTAAGGGGGATCGATATAAATCAGCTTGACCTTGTTGTGATAGTGTCGTTGCAGGATCTTCAGTACTTCAAGGTTGTCTCCCTCAATAAACACATTCTGCGTCGCGTCCCAGTCTTTTGAGTTAGCAAAGTCTGGTTTCAGTGTTGCAGTTGTCGGGGCTTGTGCGGCACGCAGAGCTCGTTTTTTCCCCGGCCAAAACAGGCCAAAGCGTTCGTTACTGTCAACCACATCATCAGCCAGCAGCTCACGGAGCTTTTCAACATCCAGCTTGCCATCAGCAACAGCCTCTGGAATCAGTTCAGCAAGCTGACCAGCCAGTTCGGTGCGAAAATTCGGGGTAGTGCTCGGGATCCCAAAGAGGTCGTTACTGATATCGGAAAGTGATGAACAAAATTCATCCTGTCGACCCTCAGCCAAAGCATCAATACTGCAACGTTGTTCCGCATTTTCTTTCTGTTTAGCGCTATATTCAGTAATACGTTCATTTGCCATACTGATAATCCGGTGTGTTTTAGTGATTGTTGTACATAACATATGGATGTTACGAGTCATTGAGTCGATAGCAAAACTTAATTTAGCACTTCAGAGTGAGGTGCCTGCTGATTCTGACTGATGTCACACCAGATTATCAGTGTGATATGTAAAACACGTCGTCTGAATAGACAGTTTGGTTAGTCGAGGTTCCCGACATAAAAAATGACGATATTTAGCTCAACATCGTCATCTAAAGGTTATCTGCATCACTACAGTGGGCTGATAAGAACCCTATCAACCGAATTCACTGAGATAGCGCCGGGTGGCGGAAGCCTCTTACCGTTTTTCGCTGCTATAGCCTGAAATCGAAGTAATTCCACAGAGGCAATTTTCAAGGCATCATCATGCGTTGAAGCCGTCACAGACAGGTTATCAAGATCGGAAAATTTCAGTGTAACCGTTGTATCATCGACATCAATATCCGCTGGGTAAGGAACAAAGATGGATGCTAGTTTTTTAGCCTGTTTCTTATGTGCATCCAGTTTGCTCACGAGGTGTGTTGCACGAAGGTGGGTATAGCGTTTCAACATATTCATTGATTTATGACCTGATATCGCAGCCACTTCCATAACATTTAACGTTCCCAGTTCAAAGAATCGGCTGATTGCCTCATGTCTGAGATCGTGAAAATGTAGATCGTCGATAGCCAGAGCCTTCAAAGCCACACGCCATGCGCTTTTAAACCCACTCGACGTGTAGCTAAAAATATAGCCATTCTCATGATGTGGCCGTTCACCCAAGCCACACAGAATTTGCCGTGCTTTTGATGATAATGGAACGTCTCGCGATGTCCCATTTTTCGTCAAAGGCAAATGGGCAACACCAAGGCGAAGATCGGTATATTCCCATCTCAACGACAAAATTTCGCCTTGCCGCATTCCCGTTTCTAATGCGATCTGAAAAATAGCCAATAATTCAGGATTTTTATCTTTGAAGTATCTGGTTAGCTGTCGTTCTTCCTGAGTGGTTAACCTTCGGGTACGGCCTGACGATACGGTAGGCTTGCGAACATTTTCAACAGGGTTTATAGAGCATGTGCCCCACTCAACTTTTGCCAGATTATAAAGCGCCGATAACAATGCTAATTCCAGTCGCACAGTATTCGCACTTATCGGCTTTTGCGTTCTGGCGTTAAATTCCGATAATCTATTATCTCTATATTCTGCAATGTCTATGGATGAAATTTCATCCATATTTCTATTAGCCAAACGCGAACGCTTGATAACATTGATTCGATAGAACTCCTGCAATTGTCCTCGTTTATGTCGCGAAACCGTGGAAAAATACTTATCCAACGCTTTACTTAACAGTATCTTTTTTATACGTTTTTTCACTACTATTGTCTTCCCTATTGGTCAAAGGGAAAGACAATACAACAAATTAGAGCGCGCATTTAGGTCTCTGCTCGCATGAACCTTCCAATGCGGCGTGGGGTGGCTCAGGGGCTGAGCTCATTTTTTCTGTTCCCACGGTGCAAGTGTTTGCATGGTGTTGCAAAGTGAGGCATTTGGTGCAGGAGGCTGACCCAAGCGGACGAGGAATTCCTGATAAGCATCTGGACCTGCCATGATAATCGGCTGATCGATCAACGTCTCCTCAGTAACGGCTTGTTCATCAGGCTCGGTACGTAAATTTAATGCCACGCGTTTAGCAGAAACGTCTTTTGATGCCGACATAATGTCATCCCTCGCGGTTCCTTCTGGATAATAATTATACAGTTTGCATAAGGCTTATATCATTACGATTTGTAGCTTGGGAATCGAACCGAAGGAACGAGCCGGGCGTTTTTCGCATATATGCATCCCATCATTCTGATCTATCTATGAAAATACGGGTCAACCTACGGGTCTTGACAACAACCACGGTTAAAATTTATGCTACATTTCAACTTAATAGAAAGCTGAATGATCCCGAGTCCGGGCACCACTTATTTAAAGAACCCGCCCACAAGGCGGGTTTTTGCATTTCAGATTATGGGTTCTCCATCGAACTACTACGTTCAATAACTCGTTTCGGCGAAGCTCGCCCTTCGGGCTTGCGGGAAAACCGCACTGTTCAACACCTGCGGCGTTAGTCCACCGAATCCGGGCACCAGATTTTTGTTCCGGGACGATCCCACACATAAAATAAAACATAAAAATCAGTTATTTAATAAAAATTTGGCGTATCAACGGGTACTGTCAGATTTTTTCATCCGGGGTTTATTGGGAGCCTGTCAGTTCGATAAACTACAAAGCCCCCACCATGCCCCTGACTTATATGCCATCCGCAACTCCAAACAGCTCAACATTTCCGGATTCTTACATAGCAACTGGATCGGTCAACTGATCCTTAACTGATCGGCATTACTTTGTTCACAGAGCCCTTTTTTATTAACCCCCTTCCTTTCCTACAGGGATTTTGACGTCATCAAGGTTGTAAAAGAAAGGGAAGCAACCTATAGCGGTTCAGGGGATGAAGCTTTTGTTGACCGAGAGAAAACACGAGTAGTTTTTATCACTGAAAACGGTATAAATCAGCGTTGTATTTAAACAAAGAAATCGATTCATTTGTCATACCTGCATCTGCCAGCGTCTGAGGGAGCAGGGATTTTCTGCGGTCTGGTGATGCAAGATTTCGTGCAAAGAGATACTTAAATGGGAATGGTAATACAACGAAAAGTGGCGTGAATATGTCGACGCCTGGCCAGCAAAGCCCCATTACTTAAATAAGGAGCAGCCCGACGGCTGCTCCCCATTTTCTCATCAGTGACCGGTATCGCGACGATCACGTCCTAATCCGCCACCGCCAATATCGATGTGATTGTTACTGTCTTTTTTTACTTCCACAATGACATCGTCGTGACTGAAAGCCGACAGCTCAGCCGCGATTTTATCCAGGTTATCTTTCTGTGACTCACCATATTTATTCAAGGACATATATACCTCCAATATTTAAAGTTGGTCAAACTGCCAGTAACGTCTGGCAGGGGGATTTTTGTATTGTGCCTAAATGAAAGTCAACATATAAGGTTATGAAAAAACTTATTTAACAGTGAGAATTAATGGGGTGGATTAAAATTTTCTTTAGCCTCAGTAAAATAGAAAGCTTTGCGCCTTAAAATATTTTTTTATTTTTCTTTATTTAAAACTCATTTCTTTAAAATTTTAGATTGGTAGCTTTAAACTATTAAAGAAAGGAGGGGGATTTTTTTTGGTCTGATTTTCCCTGACAATCATATTGTTAATATTTTTTTGTTGCGAAAAAATTAAATCATCTAAAAAGGCATATTGAAAACTCCTGAATATGAGGTAATTATTTTGTATTCATGGCGGGGGGGTGGAATATGCATGAAGATGATCTTGTCATAAACAGGAATGCCGTAATCACTGAAGGGGGGGATAAGGTTGAACTTATACTTAATGAAAGAAGAGTGAGTGTGGCAGTAAGCGGCAAGATGTATCAGCTTTTGAGAAAAATAACAGAACAGGGAATAAGCTTAAAAAAACTGCATTCAACAGAAAATGAGCTGCTTAAGGAAATAACTTCTCTTTTGTACTTTAACGATATATTAATCTCCCAAAAGGACGATGAATTGTTAAAAGACGGAATTTTATATAACCCTGCGCGAATGCAGAAGGCGGCATTATCGATACCTGACACCCGTCTGAACCAGTGGTGCTTTTTTGGTGCCCCGGCAGATTTCGCATTAGATCCGCCTCGCTCACCGGCTCATGGCCCTTATATTTACCGAAAGTTAGGACGGAGACACGCTGAAATGAGAGACATAGGTGACATCGCGTATAATACAACTGATAATATATACAGCTTCGGAAAAAAAATTCAGCATGTTGTCAGAAAAATTAAAGAGAAAGACAATAAAACTATGATGTTCGGGGGAGATCACTCGCTGACCTATTTTGCAGTGGCAGAGCTCTCGCGGTTTATCCCTGAAATCGTACTGATACAACTGGATGCGCATTCGGATATCAATACCAGCACGGATAAGTCAAACGTCCCTCTTTATCATGCAAATTTTGTTTCCCGACTCGTTGCTGATAACGCCGTCAGGACAGTGATTCAGATTGGCGTGCGGGAAAAAACGATAAGATATACAGAAAATTATCTTAATTCGTCGTCCATCACCCAGTTCAGTGCAGAGATGAGCAGGGACGATAAAAAAAGGCTCGCGTCATTAATAGCGGGAAAAGAAGTCTATATAAGTTTTGATGCAGATGTGCTGGATCCTGAAATTTTCCCGCACGTCACGACACCGCTGGATAAGGGGATGAGTGAAGAAGTAATAATCGATATTCTGAGTTTGATAAAAAACTCATGCTTTTCCGTTGAGGGTGCCGATATCATGGAATTCACCTGTGGTTTTGATAAAAAAGGGAACCCGTTT harbors:
- a CDS encoding site-specific DNA-methyltransferase, whose product is MANERITEYSAKQKENAEQRCSIDALAEGRQDEFCSSLSDISNDLFGIPSTTPNFRTELAGQLAELIPEAVADGKLDVEKLRELLADDVVDSNERFGLFWPGKKRALRAAQAPTTATLKPDFANSKDWDATQNVFIEGDNLEVLKILQRHYHNKVKLIYIDPPYNTGNDFVYPDNYREGLDTYLEWTRQVNEEGKKVSTNSETEGRYHSNWLNMMYPRLKLARNLLTDDGVIFISIDDNELDNLKKLCNEVFGEGNFVDTVIWEKRYSPQNAAQWFSEVHDYIVVYAKKKEIWQPNLLDRTEEMNARYRNLDNDPRGDWKPVDSTAQAGHGTSSQFYTLTAPNGKLHNPPSGRCWLYTHEAMQKMIADSRVWFGTEGENMPAIKRFITEVKQGVTCKTLWTYKEVGHNQEAKKEIKTLFNDATPFDTPKPTRLINRILQLATNNDSIVLDFFAGSATTAHAVMQLNAEDNGKRRFIMVQLPEPTPEASEARKAGFATIADISRKRIELAGEKIKSDVAESNIDTGFRAYKLTDTNFTKWRVTSDIEPDKLTQHLLDLRGSSVDDASPDDLLTELLLKLGYSLNEHLSMQTIAGLDIRAIAGDTDKPRLLAYLNERTKPSLEQLRELVNAEPTRLIVLEDAFQGDDELKTNIAQYARSKGIELRTA
- a CDS encoding site-specific integrase, which translates into the protein MKKRIKKILLSKALDKYFSTVSRHKRGQLQEFYRINVIKRSRLANRNMDEISSIDIAEYRDNRLSEFNARTQKPISANTVRLELALLSALYNLAKVEWGTCSINPVENVRKPTVSSGRTRRLTTQEERQLTRYFKDKNPELLAIFQIALETGMRQGEILSLRWEYTDLRLGVAHLPLTKNGTSRDVPLSSKARQILCGLGERPHHENGYIFSYTSSGFKSAWRVALKALAIDDLHFHDLRHEAISRFFELGTLNVMEVAAISGHKSMNMLKRYTHLRATHLVSKLDAHKKQAKKLASIFVPYPADIDVDDTTVTLKFSDLDNLSVTASTHDDALKIASVELLRFQAIAAKNGKRLPPPGAISVNSVDRVLISPL
- a CDS encoding type II toxin -antitoxin system TacA 1-like antitoxin; its protein translation is MSASKDVSAKRVALNLRTEPDEQAVTEETLIDQPIIMAGPDAYQEFLVRLGQPPAPNASLCNTMQTLAPWEQKK
- a CDS encoding arginase family protein; amino-acid sequence: MHEDDLVINRNAVITEGGDKVELILNERRVSVAVSGKMYQLLRKITEQGISLKKLHSTENELLKEITSLLYFNDILISQKDDELLKDGILYNPARMQKAALSIPDTRLNQWCFFGAPADFALDPPRSPAHGPYIYRKLGRRHAEMRDIGDIAYNTTDNIYSFGKKIQHVVRKIKEKDNKTMMFGGDHSLTYFAVAELSRFIPEIVLIQLDAHSDINTSTDKSNVPLYHANFVSRLVADNAVRTVIQIGVREKTIRYTENYLNSSSITQFSAEMSRDDKKRLASLIAGKEVYISFDADVLDPEIFPHVTTPLDKGMSEEVIIDILSLIKNSCFSVEGADIMEFTCGFDKKGNPFNHEMPLLDKIISLIIS